In one Musa acuminata AAA Group cultivar baxijiao chromosome BXJ2-5, Cavendish_Baxijiao_AAA, whole genome shotgun sequence genomic region, the following are encoded:
- the LOC103974131 gene encoding E3 ubiquitin-protein ligase ATL31-like, with protein sequence MPPPMATSSRRATPATIHRTASLLLIVLALLLVTPRRVSAQSTATPSGDGPSGYSVRIKPGVAALVIGLICGFFFLGFFAVYIHQCSSGSSGGTRPSGAVESRAAASRAARRGLDPEVLASFPTMAYAEAKEHKKGKGALECAVCLSEFAHDDTLRLLPRCCHVFHVDCIDVWLGTHVTCPVCRANLAEPEPADAADAACESTPTEDVGATVEGDLEGGRLPAVGYRRWHSTGHKGEEVDRYTLRLPGHVRQEIFTAAGLRRAASVAEARARGEASGSRGYRGGRSGRWGFLLRTFSVRRRADGTATEGSSKRVYPSAGAPLNLALEIGGGGAANSEPAKEEEAEASSSATLAATERV encoded by the coding sequence ATGCCACCACCTATGGCGACGTCTAGCCGCCGTGCGACCCCTGCCACCATCCATCGGACGGCCTCGCTTCTTCTAATAGTGCTTGCGCTACTTCTCGTCACACCTCGCCGTGTCAGCGCCCAATCCACCGCCACACCCTCCGGCGACGGCCCCTCCGGTTACTCCGTCAGAATCAAACCCGGCGTCGCCGCCCTCGTGATCGGTCTcatctgcggcttcttcttcctcggcTTCTTCGCCGTATACATTCACCAATGCAGCTCGGGTAGCTCCGGTGGGACCCGACCCTCAGGGGCAGTGGAGTCGCGGGCCGCCGCCAGTCGAGCGGCGCGGCGAGGGCTCGACCCCGAGGTGCTCGCTTCGTTCCCCACCATGGCGTATGCGGAGGCAAAGGAGCACAAGAAAGGGAAGGGCGCGCTGGAATGCGCCGTCTGCCTCTCCGAGTTCGCCCACGACGACACCCTCCGGTTGCTCCCTAGATGCTGCCACGTGTTCCACGTCGACTGTATCGACGTCTGGCTAGGCACCCACGTCACCTGTCCCGTCTGCCGGGCCAACCTCGCGGAGCCGGAGCCTGCGGACGCCGCCGACGCAGCCTGCGAATCCACGCCTACGGAGGACGTCGGAGCGACGGTGGAAGGAGATCTCGAGGGGGGGCGGCTGCCGGCGGTGGGGTACCGGAGATGGCACTCAACGGGGCACAAGGGTGAGGAGGTGGACCGGTACACGCTGCGGCTCCCGGGGCACGTAAGGCAGGAAATCTTCACGGCAGCGGGGCTCCGGCGGGCGGCGAGCGTGGCGGAAGCGCGAGCCCGCGGGGAGGCGAGCGGGAGCAGGGGGTACCGAGGGGGGCGGAGCGGTCGGTGGGGGTTCCTGCTGCGGACGTTCTCGGTGAGGCGGCGGGCCGATGGGACAGCGACGGAGGGGTCGAGCAAACGGGTATACCCGTCTGCGGGAGCTCCGCTCAACCTTGCTCTCGAAATAGGAGGGGGTGGAGCAGCAAATTCCGAGCCCgcaaaggaggaggaggcggaggcgtcGTCGTCTGCTACCCTCGCAGCAACGGAGCGCGTTT